The following coding sequences are from one Culex quinquefasciatus strain JHB chromosome 1, VPISU_Cqui_1.0_pri_paternal, whole genome shotgun sequence window:
- the LOC6045597 gene encoding facilitated trehalose transporter Tret1 encodes MSNNGPGVTNPMLYDPPEGQASNTKLMQFVAGVGVSFAAISAGTALGWTSPVLSQLTPVVENGTTSSNSTDGFTITAEEGSWVGSFLAIGAFLGALPAGVLAEKIGRKYTTMSLALPYLLSWALIIFANGAGMLYAGRFLIGISTGASCVVAPMYISEFAEISIRGALGAFFQLFLTVGILFVYAIGPYVSWVLLSVMCAVFPALLIVAMFIVPESPTYLVKTGRRSEAAVALKWFWGPNCNTQNAVEAIQSDLDAVKGEAKVSDLFTKAVNRNALFIALLLMFFQQFSGINAVIFYTVPIFQSAGSTMDPAICGIVVGVVQVLMTFVSSVLIDKAGRRILLLQSSFIMGSCLVVLGVYFKLQADKADVSGIGWLPLASVVLFIISFSLGFGPIPWMMMGELCAPDVKGLASALTVMFNWSLVFLVTKTFGTMQETLGADWTFWFFGFWMAVGTLYVFFKVPETKGKTNAEIQALLGAK; translated from the exons ATGAGTAACAATGGCCCAGGGGTCACGAACCCCATGCTGTACGACCCACCGGAGGGTCAAGCGTCCAACACAAAGCTGATGCAGTTTGTAGCCGGTGTTGGAG TGTCGTTTGCCGCCATCAGTGCAGGAACTGCCCTCGGGTGGACATCCCCGGTGCTGTCCCAGCTGACCCCGGTTGTTGAAAATGGAACGACCTCCAGCAATAGCACAGATGGATTTACAATTACGGCAGAAGAAG GATCATGGGTCGGCTCGTTCCTGGCCATTGGCGCCTTTCTCGGAGCGCTCCCGGCGGGTGTCCTCGCCGAGAAGATCGGTCGGAAGTACACAACCATGTCGCTGGCCTTGCCGTACCTGCTGAGTTGGGCTTTAATCATCTTCGCCAATGGTGCCGGAATGCTGTACGCTGGCCGGTTTCTGATCG GTATCTCAACGGGAGCATCGTGCGTCGTGGCACCCATGTACATCTCGGAGTTTGCGGAAATTTCGATTCGCGGAGCGTTGGGCGCGTTCTTCCAGCTGTTCCTGACGGTCGGAATTCTGTTCGTGTACGCTATCGGTCCGTACGTTTCCTGGGTGTTGCTGAGCGTGATGTGTGCCGTCTTTCCGGCGCTTCTGATTGTGGCGATGTTCATCGTGCCGGAGAGTCCCACCTACTTGGTGAAAACG GGTCGACGCAGTGAGGCGGCTGTGGCTTTGAAGTGGTTCTGGGGGCCAAATTGCAATACGCAGAATGCCGTTGAGGCCATTCAGAGTGATCTGGATGCGGTCAAGGGCGAAGCCAAGGTGTCGGATCTATTTACCAAGGCCGTCAACCGTAATGCTCTGTTCATCGCGTTGCTGTTGATGTTCTTCCAGCAGTTTTCGGGTATCAACGCGGTCATTTTCTACACTGTGCCAATCTTCCAGTCTGCCGGCAGTACGATGGACCCTGCCATCTGTGGTATTGTGGTCGGTGTCGTTCAGGTGTTGATGACCTTTGTGTCTTCAGTGCTGATCGATAAGGCCGGTCGCCGAATTCTGCTGCTGCAGAGCAGTTTCATTATGGGATCATGTTTGGTTGTCCTCGGAGTGTACTTCAAGCTGCAAGCCGACAAGGCTGACGTGTCCGGAATCGGTTGGCTCCCGTTGGCTTCAGTGGTCCTGTTCATTATCAGCTTCTCGCTCGGATTTGGACCGATTCCGTGGATGATGATGGGTGAACTGTGCGCTCCAGACGTGAAAGGACTAGCTTCGGCCCTGACGGTCATGTTCAACTGGTCGCTGGTATTTTTGGTCACCAAGACCTTTGGAACGATGCAGGAAACGCTGGGAGCCGATTGGACATTCTGGTTCTTCGGCTTTTGGATGGCGGTCGGCACGTTGTACGTGTTTTTCAAGGTTCCGGAAACTAAGGGCAAGACCAACGCAGAAATTCAGGCTCTGCTTGGAGCAAAGTAA